From the Salinimicrobium tongyeongense genome, one window contains:
- the trxA gene encoding thioredoxin, whose protein sequence is MALEITDATFEEKVLKSDKPVMVDFWAAWCGPCRMVGPIIDDISKEYEGKAVVGKLDVDANQEFAAKYGVRNIPTVLIFKNGEVVGRQVGVAPKNTYAEALDQLL, encoded by the coding sequence ATGGCTTTAGAAATAACTGATGCTACTTTTGAAGAGAAAGTACTAAAGAGCGACAAACCTGTAATGGTAGATTTTTGGGCAGCATGGTGCGGCCCATGTAGAATGGTAGGTCCTATCATTGACGATATAAGCAAGGAATATGAAGGAAAAGCAGTAGTTGGAAAGCTTGACGTAGATGCCAACCAGGAGTTTGCTGCTAAGTATGGCGTGCGTAACATTCCTACTGTTTTGATCTTCAAAAATGGAGAAGTAGTGGGAAGACAGGTAGGGGTTGCACCTAAGAACACTTATGCCGAAGCACTCGATCAGCTTTTATAG